GTAAATCCCCCAGTTGAACTCCGCCGGCAGTTCGCTGAGACTCTCGTCAACGCCCTCCCCGGCCTCGTCGTCGCTCGGGAGGACGCAGACCCACGTCTCCTCACAGCGCTCCTCGTACTCGGTTTCGACCCAGACGGCGTCGCCCTCGATGAGCCCGTTCTTGGCGTTGTGCTGGTCCTGTGTCTGCCGTTCGTAGCGTTGCAAGTCGAAGCGCTGGTCCTGGAGGGCGTGTAGCAACTCGTGTGCCAGGATGACCTCGTTCAACGCGGGCGTCTCGGGATCGTTCGAGACGAGCACGATCTCGTCTGCGTTCGGGTCGTAGTAGCCGTTGGCGGCGCCGCCGTACAGCGCCTCGGACGCCGCGACGGCGTCCGTCTCCCGATCGACCATGAACAGCGCTTCGAATCGCAGGTTTTCAGCGAGTCGTTCCTCGTCGGTCACGTTCTCGAACCGCTGTTCGGTCTCCTCCTGGAACTCCTCGCGGCTGCTGACCTCGACTGGCACGTCTTCTTCGAAGGTGAGTTCGCGGAGCACCTCGATGCGGGCCATCGACCGGTAGACGACCGCCTCGAGTTCGGCTTCGGCGACGACGGCGTCGTCGCGCTCGTCGATCGGTAACTCGTCGTCGTACCTGATCCCCTCGACGTAGCCGATCGTGCGGTTCGTACTCGGATCGTCGTCCTCACCGACGTACGTGACGTTGGTGACGGTGGCCGGCGGTGTTTCCGGATCGGCAGTCTCGGAGACGTTCTCCTCCGCGTGCTGGCTCCCGGGATCGACGGCGGCTGCCGAGAGCGGAACCGCCGTCATCGACACCGCCACGAGGAGCGCGAGAACCAGCGCGCGTCTCGAGATCATGACGATGCCTCCTATTTGGAGGCGACTGTCAAAAATACGGCGGTCACCCTCACGAGCCGTCTCTGGACCGTCCTCGAACGCGGAGAACGTCTCTCACTCGGCCTCAATCGCGGTAGACGATCACGAACAGCACGCCGAACACGGTGGCGAACGCGACGACGATGCCGAACCCGGGAACGGGGTCGTCCGCTCCACTTGCGTCTTCACCATCGACGTCCGCTCTACTCGTTTCCTCACCGCCGACGTCCGCGTCAGTCATGTCTTCCTCGTCACCGTCCGCGTCAGCCGGCTCGAGCGCTTCTACGTCGACGTCCGCGCGAACGTCGGCGAGGTCGTCGACCGAGGGCGAACGAACGATCGTCACCGTCTCGCCGTTGTGGTCGACGTCGTACGCACCGGGAAAGCCGTCGTCGATCACGAACGTCGTTTCGCCGACCTGCTCGGCGCCGTGGTGCTCGAGTAGCTCGCGGTATCCCGCGTGGAATGCCTCGGCTTCGTCCTCGTCGAGCCACTCGGTCTGCCAGACGAACGCGGCCTCGTTGGGCGTCTCGCCTGCAGTGTAGACGACGAACTCGTCGCCGGCCCAGCCGTCGGTCACGGGGTGATCGAAGTTGAGGGAGGTGAACCCGTCGAAGATCGCCTCCTGCTCGACGCCGATCGACCCCGGCGACTCGAGCGTCTGGTGCATGAAGATCGCGGCAATCGCCGCCTCTCCGAACACGTCGTAGTCGGGGGCGCGCTCTCGTTCGAGAGGCTCCCAGTCGTCACTCGAGGTGTCCTCGAGGTCGATCGCCACCGGTTCGCGCTCCTCGCCGGGGCGGATGACCTCCGAACTGCTCGTCGGCGGTTCGTCGTAGACGCCGTTGACGGCCTCCCAGCCGCCGTCGAACCGGAGGGCGTCGATGTAGTCGGGCCCGTCGTCGTACGGTTGGATCAGCAGCAGGTAGAGCCCGACGTTGAACTCCGCGGGCGGCTCGGGCGACGTCTGTGGGGTGACACAGTCCCAGTCCGACTCACATCGCTGTTCGTATCGGGTGTCGATCCAGACGGCGTCACCCTCGATGAGCCCGAGTTTGGCGTGGTCTTTGTTCGTCGTGTCGCGGCTGTACTGCTGGAGGTCGAAGTGCTGGTCCTGGAGGGCGTGTAAGAGCTCGTGACCGAGCGTGACCTCGTTCAGCTCCGGGTTTTCGAGGTCGTCCGAGACGAGCACGATCTCGTCTGCGTTCGGATCGTAGTAGCCGTTGACCGCGTCGCCGTAAAACGTCTCGAACTCGTCGATGGCGTCAGTCTCTCGATCGACCATGAACAGCGCCTCGAGCCGTACCTCCTCGAACAGGCGGTCCGCCTCGGAGCGGTCGCCGAACTGGGCGTCCTCCGCGGCGAACTCCTCGCGGGTGATGACCTCGACCGGAACGTCTTCTTCGAAGGTGAGTTCGCGGATCACCTCGACGCGGGCCATCGACCGGTAGACGACCGCCTCGAGTTCGGCTTCGGCGACGACGGCGTCGTCGCGCTCGTCGATCGGTAACTCGTCGTCGTACCTGATCCCCTCGACGTAGCCGATCGTCCCGTCGGTGCTCGGATCGTCGTCCTCGCCGACGTACGTGACGTCGGTGACGACGGGTGCGTCGGCGTGGACGTTCGCGACGTCCGTCGACGGCCCGCCATCGCCTGCGACGGCCAGCGGCATCGCCGCCAGCGACGTCACGACCAGCAGTGCGAGGACCAGTGCACTCGATCTCTTCATTTCGTTCGTGGTTGCCGTTTGGACGGGGCCGAAATAAAGGCTCTGGCGGCGAGGGCGTTTTTTGCGTCGCGTCCGTAGCACCTCGTATGCACCTCGAGCCAGACACCACCGCGGTCGTCGTCGTCGACATGCAAAACGGCTTCTGCCACCCCGACGGCTCGTTGTACGCTCCCGGCAGCGAGGCGGTGATCGAGCCGATCGCCGAACTCGTCGGCCGGGCCCAGGCGGCCGGCGTGACGGTCGTCTACACTCGCGACGTCCATCCACCCGAACAGTTCGAGGACGCCCACTACTACGACGAGTTCGAACGCTGGGGCGAGCACGTCCTCGAGGGCTCGTGGGAGGCCGAGATCGTCGAGGAACTACCCGCCGAAGAGGCCGACCTGATCGTCGAGAAACACACCTACGACGCGTTCCACGAGACCGAACTCGAGGGCTGGCTTTCCGCCCGCGGAATCACGGACCTCGCCCTCTGTGGCACGCTCGCAAACGTCTGCGTGCTCCACACCGGCGGTAGCGCCGGCCTGCGAGACTTCCGGCCGCTGCTGGTTCACGACTGTATCGGCGCGATCGAAGACGACCACCACGAGTACGCCTTAGCGCACGCCGACTGGCTGTTCGGCGAGGTGGTCGAGAGCGAGGACCTCGAGTTCTCGAGTCCCAGTTGATACGGACCGCTGTGAGTCAGTTCCGGCCCAACCGCGGCCGTGGGGCGATTGGGTCGGTACATCGTCACATCGATCCGTCTGAACTGACGGCCACCACCCCCGTGTGGACTCGCTAGTCCCACTCGATCCACTCCTGTTCCCAGCCCCGTCGTGATTCGGCGCGCTGGCGGGCAAACTCGAGGTCCTCTCGCTCGGTCCGGTTCCGTTCGATCGCCCCCGTCTGTTCGCCCTCGATCAGCAGCGGGTCGAACGAGACGGGGCCGTACGTCTCGCGGCTGCCGTCGGCCTCGATCGCCTCGAGTCGCTGTTTTTGTCCGCCTCGCGGGAACACCAGTCGCCCGTCGGGGCGCAGTTGCTCGAGCAGCGGCCGCGGCGGGTCGAACGCGGCCGCCTCGACCAGGATTCGGTCGAACGGCGCGTACTCCGCCAGCCCGTGCGCGCCGTCCCGGCAGTCGACGAGCACGCCCTCGTAGCCCGCCCGGGCGAGGTTCTCGCGGGCCTCGTACACCATCGGCCGCGAGATATCGATCGCGTGGACGTTCGTCTCGCCGACGAGTTCGGCGACGACGGCCGCCGTGTAGCCGACGCCGACGCCCACGAGGAGCGTCGCGTCTCCCGGCCGCGGCTCGAGTGCCTGCACCAGTCGCGCGACGGCGCTCGGTGCGAGCACGCGCGTGCCGAGGCGTTCGTGCTCGCGATCTTCGTAAGCGGCCCGCTCGTCGTCGAGGAACGCGTGGCGGGGGGCGTCTCGCATCGCGACGCCCACGGCGTCGTCGGTGAGGACGGCCTTGGCCTCGTGCTCGAGGCTGTCGACCATGTCCTCTCTAAGCACCGCGGGGTCCATAGCCAGGCTACCGCTCCGACGCTAATCAATGGCGCGCTTACGCCCGTCCCTGTCGTCCCTCAGTCGCGCGATTCGGCCGTTCACCGGCGCGTTCGGCCTCGGCGGCGTCGACTCGTCGCTCGAGGACGCTCGTTCTCGTTCAGCGTTGATCGCCCGAACTAGCCGCGCATTCGGACGAACTGGACGCCGCCGTGCTCGCGCGTCTCGAGCGAGCCGTCCTCGCGCTTGCGGGCGAACACCAGCGTCTGGAACGCCGTCCCGAGCGGGGCGAGCAGTCGGCCGCCGGGGCGGACCTGGTCGACGACGGCGTCGGGGAACGCGGGGGCCGCACAGGTGAGGTAGGCGGCGTCGTATGGCGCGTGCTCGGGCCACCCCTCGCGGCCGTCGCCGACCCGGACCGCCACGTCGTAGCCGAGGTCGGCGAGCCGGTTCTCGGCCTCGCTGGCGAGCTCGTCGCTGTACTCGACGCTGTAAACCGCGCCCTCGTCGCCGACCAGTTCGGCGGTGACGGCCGCGTGGTAGCCACAGCCGGTGCCGATCTCGAGGACGCGCTCGCCGGGCTCGAGGTCGAGCTTCTCGGCCATAATCGCGACCATGTGGGGGGCGCTGATCGTCTGGCCGTCGCCGATGGGCAGCGGCCGATCGTCGTAGGCGCGGTCGCGCTGGGCTGGCGGGACGAACTCGTGGCGCGGAACGGTCGCGAGCGCATCGCGGACGCGCTCGTCGGTGACGCGGGAGCGGCGAGCGAGCGCGTTGGCCATTTGCCGGCGTTCGTCGGCGTACTCGTCGCTCACGATCGGTCACCTCACCAGGCGGACCAGGCGGAACTCGACTGATCGTAGCTGTAGACGCGCTTTGCGTCCTTTGCGAAGACGACGTCGCCCTCGATTTCGTACCGATCACGGTCGTAGCCCGTGGCGTCCTTGCGGACGACGACGGCGTCGATCTCGAACTCCTCGTCGCCGCGTTCCTCGACGGCGCCGACCTCGAGTTCGTAGTCGCCGGGAACGTACATCGTGACGCTCCGACTGTCGTCTCTCGAGCCGTCTTTCGGGTGGACCGTGACGTTCACTTCGACGTTGTCGACCTCACGGGTCCAGACGGTCTCGATCTCCTCGGCCGGCGCCGCCTCGAGGCGACGCTGTTCGTCGACCTCGACGCTCGTGACGCGGACGGTCGCGAGTAGCTCTTCGGTCTCGAGTAAGAACTCGTCGCCGACGGCGACGGTCTCCTCGGCGGGCGTCGTGACGTTCGCGGTGAACGACTCACCGCCCTGGGAGACGACGACGTCGAGGGTCTCCTCGCGTTCGGGTTCGGGCTGGACCTTGTGGACGTGGCCACACTCCCCACAGCGGACGGTCAGCGCGCCGCCGCCGGGTGAGAGGACCTCGTGGACCGTCTCGAGGTCCGGTGAACACGCCGGGCACGGCGTCGCCAGTCGGTCCGGTATCTCGCTCATGGTCGGCGTAGACGGCCCGGCCCTAAAAGGCGATTGGACGGGCTCGCGGGTCGTCCCACCAGTCTGCCTGTCTCGAGTCCGGACGGCTCGGACCTCGATTCTGTAAACCACTATGTGGTTCAACATAAGTAAATTGACGCGATGGCTGATACCCCAGTGCTGAAGGTAGCTGACTGCCTGGGCTACCGTGTGCAGGAGGCAAACGGAGCGTCGACGGCGGACCAGGGGCGTCGGAACGAACCCGACGCGGCCGAGGTCCTCGTCGTCTCCGACGACCACGAGCAGTCCTGGCGGATTGGGTCACGGGTGGCGGCGACGGACGAACCGATCACGGTAGAGACGGCGACGGTCGACGCGCTCGACGACCGATTCGACGGTGACGGACCGAACTGCGTCGTCTCGGTGACCTCGACGTCGGAGCCGAGCCCAGCGGGCCTCGACGTCCTCGAGCGCGTTCGACGCCACGATCCGGAGCTCCCGGTCGTGCTGGTCGCCGGCGACGGGGTCGCCGTCGATCCGCTCGACGCGCTCGAGGCGGGGGTGACCGACGTCTTCGAGGGGCCGCTCGACGAGCGGCGGGCACCGCTCCTCGCGCGACGGGTCCGGAACTACGCGGAGCGACACCGGTGTGAGCGGGCCGAACGGCGCCTCGAGTCGCTCTTTCAGCACTCGCCGGACGCCATCATCGTTCACGACGAGGCAGGGGCGATCCTCGAGGCGAACGACCGGGCCTGTGAGAGCCTCGGCTACGATCACGAGGAGCTACTTGAGCTGACCGTCCAGGACGTCGAGGTCGGCATCGACCACGACGAACTCGATAAGCTCTGGGCGACCTACGAGTTCGGCGAGCCGTTGACCCTCGAGGGTCGACACCGGCGAGCGGACGGCTCCGAGTTCCCGGTCCAGGTCAACCTGGGCCGAATTCAGCTGCCCGACGGGGAGCAGTTCCTCGCGATCGCCCGGGACGTCACCGAGGTGAGACACCGCGAGTGCGAACTGGAGGAGGCGCGGGCGCTGTACGAGACGCTGGTCGAGCAGAGCCCGGACGGGGTGGTCATCGTCCAGGACGGCGAGTACGGGTTCGTCAACGACGAGTTCACCGAGCTGACCGGTCGCACCGAGTCGGCGCTGCTCGGTCGTCCGTTCGAGGAGATCATCGCCCCTGAGCACCGTGAACTCGTTCTAGCCCGCTACGAGCGACGAATTCGGGGCGAATCGCCACCGCGACGGTACGACGTCGACCTCGTGACGGGCGACGGCGAGCGCGTGACGACCGACGTTCGAATCTCACGCATTCGGTACGACGGCGAGCCGGCGACGCTCGCGACCCACCGCGACGTCACCGAGCGGCGGCGACACGAACGCGAACTCGAGCGCTACGAGCGCATCGTCGAGAACGTTCCCGTCGGCGTCTACCGGAACACGCCCGGGGACGACGGCGGATTCGAGCTCGTCAATCCGGGGATGGTCGAGCTGTTCGACGCCGCCGACGAGACGGCACTCCTCGAGCGCCCCGTCAACGAGCTGTACGACGATCCGGACGAGCGGGCGGCGTTCAGCGAACGGCTCCTCGAGCAGGGCCTTCTCGTCGACGAGGAGCTCCGCCTCCGGACGCTCGAGGACGAGGCGATCTGGGTGTCGGTCACCGCCTTGCGGGTCGAGGAAGACGGCGAGGTGTTCTTCGACGGCGTCATCCAGGACGTCACCGAGCGCAAGGAAGCCGTCGCCGAACTGCGCGAACGCGAGGCGCACCTCCGACAGGCCCAGGCGGTCGCCACGCTCGGGAGCTGGTACACGGACGTCACCGCGGACGAGATCCGGTGGTCTGCGGCGGTGCACACAATCTTCGGTCGGTCGCCCGAGGAGGGACCGTTGAGCCACGACGAGTTCCTCTCGTTCGTCCATCCCGACGATCGGGCGTTCGTCGACCGGGCCTGGGAGGGCGCGCTCGAGGGCGAGCCCTACGACATCGAACACCGGATCGTGGTCGACGGCGGGACCCGGTGGGTCCGCGAGAAAGCCGAGATCGAGTTCGACGACGAGGGCCAGCCCCGACGGGCCATCGGCGTCGTCCAGGACGTCACCGAGCGTCGCGAACGCGAGCGGACGCTCGAGGACCAACACCGGCGTCTCGAAGAGTACACCGACCAGATCGAGTTCTTCAACAGCCTGCTGCGCCACGACATGCTGAACGGCATGACGATCGTCCTGGGGAACGCCGAGTTCCTGCTCGACTCGCTCCCCGAGGACGACGATCGATACCCGTACGCCGAGGCCGTCTACGAGCGCGCGGGCGACGTCGTCGAGCTGACCCAGCGGGTTCGATCGGTGCTCGAGCGGCTGTCAGACGACCACGAACCCTCGCTGTCGCCGGTGGACCTCGCTACGATCGTCGATGAGCGAGCCGACGCGCTCGCCGACTCCTGCCCCGATGCGGTGGTATCAGTCGACGCACCGTCGAACGCGCCGGTGCTGGCCGATTCGCTGCTCGCGGACGTCCTCGATAACCTGGTGCTCAACGCGGTAAAACACCACGATGGGGACGAACCGCACGTCTCGATCGCCGTCGACCGGGATTCAGAGACGACGACGCTGCGCGTCGCCGACGACGGGCCGGGCGTCCCGGACGACCTCAAAGAGCGGATCTTCGACCGCGGCGAGACCGGCGCCACCAGCGCCGGGACGGGCTTCGGGCTCTACTTCGTCGACGTCATGGTCTCGGCGTACGGCGGCGACGTCTGGGTCGAGGACAACGATCCCAGCGGCGCCGTTTTCGTCGTCGAGCTGTCGACGGCGTAGTCGCTCGACGCGGCGTCCGGTCCGTAGTCGCTCGACGCATCCCGGCTCACCTGAGATCCCGGATCATCACGATGGCGTCCTCGCCGTTCTCGTAGTAGCCCGGCACGCGCCGGAGTTCGTCGAAGCCGAAGCGACGGTAGAGTCGCTGTGCGCCGTCGTTCGACTCGCGAACCTCGAGTTTGACCGTGTCGGCGCCCTGTGCCGCCAGGGACGAGATCGCGTGCGTGAGTAACGCCGATCCGACGCCCGTCTGTCGCCGATCCGGGTGGACGGCGACGTCCTTGACGTGGCCGATCCGGTATCCGTGCGTCGGCGTCACGTCGGCGACCACGTAGCCGGCGATCGCCCCGTCCGGTTCGACGGCGACGAGAAAACCCGGCTCGCCGAGAAAGCCCTCGAACGCGTCGTACGGCCAGGGTTGTGGAAACGACGCTCGCTCGATGCGAACGATCGCGAGCAGGTCGGCACGCTCGGCCTGGCGCACGACGAGGTCGTTCACGCCGGCTGCCGAGAACGTCACGGCCGAACTGACGGCTCGGCGTGTAAAATACCCCCCGGTCCCGGCGTCGTTCCTGCTGGAGCCGGCCCCAATCTCCTCGAGAAGCAACCCTTTTGGAGTCGCTCGTCGGGAGTTCACGTATGACCGGAGGATCGGACGAGATCTTGCTCGCGTTGCTCGCGGGCAACGCCGACCACGTCGCCGAACTGCCAGCGGGCTACTTCGAGGACGTCCGCGAGGAACAGCACCCGGACGTCGTCACGATCTGTTGTTCGGACTCACGAGTCCCACAGGAACGGATGTGGCACACGGAGCGTCCGGGATCGGTGTTCACCCCGAGCAACATCGGCAACCAGGTCTGGGACGACCACGAGGGCGAGCGGATCGTCGACGGGAGTCTCCTTTACCCAATTCACTACACCGGAACCGAGGCGGTCGCCGTCGTCGGCCACACCGGCTGCGGCGCGGTGACCGCCGCCTACCAGGTTGCGACGGGTGCCGAACCGCCGGGTCCCCTCGGCGTCACGAAGTGGGTCGAGTTACTCGTCCCCGTGATCGAGGCGGGCCTCGAGAGCGGCCTGGTCGACCGCGACGCCGACGAGGAGACGGTGATCAACCAGCTCGTCGAGTACAACGTGGACCACCAGGCGCAGTTCCTCCGAGAGTCCGAGGACGTCCCCGACGACGTTCCCGTCTACGGCTTCGTCTACGACTTCCACGGCGTCTACGGGGAGGACGCCGGCCGGGCCTACCTCGTCAACCACGACGGCGTGACGGAGCCGTCGGCGATCGCCGAGGGACTGCCGACGGAGTACGAACCCGCCGTCTCGAGTCTGCTCTACTGACGACTCGCCGCTGCCAGCAGCGTTTTGCGGTCGCCTCCCCAATCGGACGGTATGCGAACGATCCTCGAGTCGGACGCCCGATTCTACTACGCCGTCGGCGCGTTCACGGTCGTCGTCTTCGCCCTCGCACTGGCCGTCCTCGCCGTGGTCCGTCCGGGCGCCATCGGGACCGTCGAACTCGTCGGCCTCGTCGTCGGCTTTCTCCTCTACATCGTGGTGTACGCCGTTTCGCTGTCGATCTACCGACTGGCCGACGACGGTGCGTGACAACTAGTGGCACCATTTCGGCGAGTATCCGTTCGAGGCGACTCACCGAACCCGGGAACGGCGTTTCCCTCGAGACGGAAGTATTATACGTGGTGGGCCGTTCTCTTTAGAAGCAATGGCGAAAGGAACCGTTGATTTCTTCAACGACACTGGCGGCTACGGATTCATCTCGACTGAGGACGCGGACGACGACGTGTTCTTCCACATGGAAGACATCGGCGGCCCGGATCTCGAAGAAGGACAGGAGCTCGAGTTCGATATCGAGCAGGCCCCCAAGGGCCCGCGCGCGACGAACGTCGAGCGCCTGTAAGGCGAATTCGCGGACGAATCGGCACTTAACTGCAGTATTTTACGCCCTCGAGCGACGGCCGTATCCGTCGGTCGAACGGCTCGCGTCATACACACCACTGTCGGCCAGTTCGGACTCAGCCGTAGCACGGTCGCAGTCGGGTCGGTAACCCGGTACAGCAGCCCGTATGAGCCAACGTTTTGTTCCCTGCCCGCCCACACTGGGACATGACCGACCCCGAACCGCTGATCCGCCGACGCAACGAAATCGAGTACGAAGCCGTCGGGGCTGCCGACGGGATGGAGAAGGGCGTCCTGATCGGCGACGAGCACGGCGCGCCGAACTTCGCGATCCGCCGGTTCAGACTCGAGCCCGGTGCCGAGGTGCCAAAGCACACGAACGAGGTCGAACACGAGCAGTACGTCCTCGAGGGCGAGTACACGGTCGGCATCGGCGAGGAGGAGTACCCCGTGAGCGCCGGCGACTCGCTGTTGATCCCCGCCGGCGTCGTCCACTGGTACCGCAACGAGGGCGACGAGTCGGGTGCGTTCATCTGCGCCGTGCCCAACGGCGACGACGAGATCCAGCTACTCGAGTGAGTCGACCGGGGCTCGAGCAGCGAGTAGCTTCCTGGAGCAGCGAGTAGCTTCCTGGAGCAGCGAGTAGCTTCCTGGAGCAGCGAGTAGCTTCCTCGAGTACCGGCTGCGGTCGTTGCTCGTGCACGGCCAACCGTTATGCCTGCTTGTCCCCATCGAACCGCCATGGGAGTCCTGCAGGAACGCGAGGCTGCTCGCCGCTGGTTCGACCTGCTCGCGCCGGGCTACGACGCCGTCGTCCCGTCGCTGTTTTGGCCCGACGCGATCCAGCAGTCGGCGATCGATCGGCTCGACCTCGAGTCGGCCGAGCGCGCCCTCGACGTCGGCTGTGGGACGGGTGAGACGACCCGCCACCTCGAGCCGGACGTCCCGTCCGTCCACGGGCTCGACCTGAGCGTTCCGCAGCTCGAGACTGCCGCGGGGAAAGCCGACCTCGAGGACGTCTCGTTCGTCTGTGGCGACGTCGACCGCCTCCCCTACGCGGACGGGACGTTCGACGTCGTGGTCTCGGTCGGCTCGATCCTCTACTGGGACGACCCACTCGAGGCGCTGCGGGAACTCCGCCGGGTCACGAAGCCGGGCGGCGAAGTGCTCGTGATGGGGTTCAATCGACGGCCGTTCTCGCCGTGGAACCCGGCGCGGAACGTCCAGGAGTGGCTCAACGCGACGTGTTTCTTCCGCTACGACCCCGAGGAAGGGACGCGGCTCTTCCGCGAGGCGGGATGGACCGACGTCGATCACGCGGTCACCGGCCCCGTCTGGGGTCCCGACCTCGTGATCGCCACGACGGCGCGAGCTGACCGGCCGTGACCCCTCGAGCGTGCTCCCCGATTACGACTGGCTCCACGCCCGAACTCGAGGGTGTGCAGCCGTCTCCCGTCGATACCGGGGAGGGCTGGGTGCAGCCGAATCCACGCCTGCGTAGACTGTCCCTTCCGCGGAGTCACAACTCTCACACCAACCGATATTACTATCAATCTGGTTTGTATATTTACATTTACCAATGAGATGGTACCCCCTTGCCCGCGAGGAGTGCAAGGCGTTACTCTCCTCGAAAGGCGTCTGGCTGCTCGCGTTGGCCCTCCTCCTGTGGACGTATCGACCGTCGTACGACACCTGGGACGGGCTCGGTCCCGACATGACGATTGGATTCGTGCAGTTCGGTGCCGGGCTGTTGCTCCCGCTCGCGGCCGTGGTGCTCGGCTATCAGGCGATCGTCGGCGACCGGACGTCCGGTAGCCTCACGTTCGTCCTCGGACTGCCGCTCACCCGCGGCGAGATCCTGGCTGGGAAACTCGTCGGGCGGACGGCCGCCATTGCG
This portion of the Natronobeatus ordinarius genome encodes:
- a CDS encoding cold-shock protein, giving the protein MAKGTVDFFNDTGGYGFISTEDADDDVFFHMEDIGGPDLEEGQELEFDIEQAPKGPRATNVERL
- a CDS encoding cupin domain-containing protein yields the protein MTDPEPLIRRRNEIEYEAVGAADGMEKGVLIGDEHGAPNFAIRRFRLEPGAEVPKHTNEVEHEQYVLEGEYTVGIGEEEYPVSAGDSLLIPAGVVHWYRNEGDESGAFICAVPNGDDEIQLLE
- a CDS encoding class I SAM-dependent methyltransferase, with amino-acid sequence MGVLQEREAARRWFDLLAPGYDAVVPSLFWPDAIQQSAIDRLDLESAERALDVGCGTGETTRHLEPDVPSVHGLDLSVPQLETAAGKADLEDVSFVCGDVDRLPYADGTFDVVVSVGSILYWDDPLEALRELRRVTKPGGEVLVMGFNRRPFSPWNPARNVQEWLNATCFFRYDPEEGTRLFREAGWTDVDHAVTGPVWGPDLVIATTARADRP